The Pecten maximus chromosome 10, xPecMax1.1, whole genome shotgun sequence region GCAGGCAAGCGTCACATGAATATGCGTAAACCATATGCCTAACCAGCGGTCCCCTCGCCAATTAAAAGATAACGTTTCTATACAGTAACATCAATTAGTAATCACAGCCACACTGTAACGTAATGCTGCTGATGATAGCGACTGGGCTGTCAGGCGGTCAAGCAAGCAAGTACGTAAACCATTCACATGAATGTCACATGCGCAAACAACCCATAGCATCCAGAATCTTGCATCTGATATTGTTACTGCAGGGTCCACGCAATAACAGGAAagccgactgagctaaagggaaattacTCCCACTAGAAGCAAGGCGACCGCATCAatatgtacactatttacaatttAAACCGGCACAACACTATTCCTAACTTTTCAAACGCATTCgccccgaacacacattaacctgggttttatccccaacgaagcctctcatattcatatagcttgcacttggagtggtcaaccgatgtaacagaaaagcaagtaaTGTGCCTCCACCGGGATCGAACCACGACCCCCGGTTTTACTGGACAGCTGCtttaccgactgagctaaagggaactAACACGAAGCTGGAATTTGGCCGATCGCCAGCCGATATTAAGCCACGCCCCTAAcaattcaagggagataactcccgtATGCTCCGACATTTCTAAGGTAAACAAGATGGCGATTGCTAATCTAGGCGATATACCCGATGACTTTTCGGCGACATATTTACCCTGCAAACCAACTCTAAGACAAAAACAGAGAGCAACAGCATTTGTGAATGGTAGCTATTTAAAAAGTGTGACATTATCCATTGATGTGATGAAAACTTTCATTCATGTTtctacgatggccgatatcggacgggcaaaatagtgttactagtagtacgtttttgtcaacgaaaaatgtacgtacatattgtgtgtcaaATTTATCTACTGCtatagtagtagataaatttgtacacaaaaagtgtacgtacaaatcctgtgtcaaaaacctgttactagtaacacatttttgacacgaaatttgtacgtacatattttatgtacaaatttatctactacttccaaatatcaattaacattccTTTTATTCTTGATTGATTACCATGCGGCCGTATGCTGACTTTGCCTGATAAGGTTATAAAAGCCAGACCCAATCGGCGCGAATTTAAAGTATGCCGTTAAAGCCAGATTATCCAGCCGGCGTAATGGAAGAAGGTAGGTGAATACTGCTTATATGAAATGTGTTTATAGACCATAAGTATTACATCAAATTCTCGTGTGATTTAATTTTTTGATTTGCAGTTATGGAGCTGATGCTAAAATATGCCCGTCAAAACATGACATACAAGGAAATATCCTTGCTATTAGCCAAGGAGACAAATTTACAACTCGGGTAAGCTTGAAAAATATCTCAATTACTTCATACTTGTTGATTAGCAAATCTTAATAAAACATACCAGTATAAGGAAATTGTTATTTATACCGTGAAAGTTAGGTACCTAATTTCAGTGTCGAAAGTTAGCTGTAGTGAATGCACCGATGCATTATATATACCGAATACGAAGTTATAACGGTCAGATAAACATTTCATACACggtaaaaataataaaacacacCCTGCTGTAACAGGAAATTGGGTCTTACATTGGACAAAACAACAAATCATGACAGGCGAGGTTGATATGTAAATGTGACAAGTTGTATGAATACTTGATACTTTTGTAAATGTTTGGTACGCCTATGTAAATTTATGAAAATTGAATTAGAGAACTGATTCCAAATATCAAGAATTATTAAGTGTAGATTAATATCGTCTTTATATTATAAAGTTCGTTTTGATAATGAAATGACTTTGAAAATGTTGTTCTAGTCCTGATGCAATTAGAAAAAGACTCCGACGTACAGGAACGCAAAGTCGAAAGGGAAACACTGCTCACACTGTTATTGAAGTGAAGAACATTATTCAAGTAGGTCTACTGCATATCATACTTTTGGCAGGTATAATTCTAAAGAAAAACCTGGAGAAGACCAAGtcattgtaatacaatattgattttgttataaGTACTTCTGTATAATATAATCTGTATGTACGAAGCTATGATAGCAATTAAATATTAAGCACATGAGTTTTTTTGTGTGACAATTTTAGGAAGAATaattcattgtttatttttatattatcacAAATAGAAACGTGCTGATGACATGTATTCAAACTTAAGgggaaatcaaaattaatttttttcaggCTTTGTTACCTGATTTGCCAAGCACTATCGGTTACAGGCAAATGACCTGCATATTACGACAAAAACAAGTAAACATCCCAAGGTAACTATAAACATAAAGATAGAGAGGGAATGCAAGCGCTGTTCCTTAAAAACAGAATTACCTAACTACATAATACAGATGTGGTATATAAGTTTGGTTATGGTGTTCTGTTTTACATTATTGAGTAAACAAGAAAAAGATATGTATTTACCGCAAAATAGTGGCAAATAAATTGTAGTAAACTTTTTGACATCTTAACTTCACCAAATACAGGCCCAGTATAAGTATAC contains the following coding sequences:
- the LOC117336670 gene encoding uncharacterized protein LOC117336670, which codes for MPLKPDYPAGVMEEVMELMLKYARQNMTYKEISLLLAKETNLQLGPDAIRKRLRRTGTQSRKGNTAHTVIEVKNIIQALLPDLPSTIGYRQMTCILRQKQVNIPRDTVMKIMRELDPIGVDIRRRRRINRRIYRTMGPNHVWHVDGYVYPIDMHAE